The region CTTCATCTCCTTCTTCGGCATATTGATACTCCATTACATCTGTATTCAGTGTTTCCAGATAAATTGCAATTCTGTGACGAGCAACATCAATATCGCTGAAGTTTGGATAATTTGTCATCTCCATAGCCTCATAGTCATCGTTATTAAGAACATAGGTTATACTCCAATCATCATTACCCAGATATACAAAAGTATTTGTAAGCGTGTCTGTATAACCATCATACCATCTGTATGTTAAATCGATAATGTCACCTCTCCCGGCATTACTGATGTAACCCTGAAGGAATATATATATATCATCATAATCATCAAAATTGTTATAAGAGTTGGTATAATCAGAGGTGTCGAGCTCATAAGCTTGTAAGGTATCTCCAACATACAAAGGATTATAGAAGTCATAATTTATTTCTACTTCAGCACCTGGTTCTGCCAGGAATAACTGGTCTATAATTTCTGCCAGATATTCATCAGCAGGAGATGACTCTGAAAAGTTATGATAATTAGCAACACTCTCATTAGAGGACAATTCGTAATCCTCTTCTGTCAGTGTATAGTTCTCAACAGGTTGTATTTTGTCAATATTTGCCAGACGGACCGAGTCATAATTGGGCAGGTCGTCATAAATCTCTTCATTGGGATCACACGAGTTAAAACCAAGAAGGACTATTGCTGATATGAATAATAAGAATATATTTTTCATTTGATTTGATTTTTAGATTTATTTTTAAAAGAACATTTTTAGACCGATTGACCAGTTTCGACCCCAACCATAGTAAACCCTGGCCGATTCCCAGGAGTGATCATTTCCATCTTCTGCTTCAGAAATATATTCTGTGTCCATAATGTTATTGAATTTTGCATAAAACATTGCATTCATATCACTGATATCAAAGTCATATGTAACTGAAGCATCTATTAGTTGGTAGTCAGGTAGTTTCCAGGAGTCAGGATTCCCGCCTTCAATTTTTGTATCTCTATCCACCGGATCAAAGCTGGCAAATACATTGTCGAAATGATAGATATCGAAACCAACTTTTAGGTCAGGAATGATTTCATAAGATACTCCGATAAAAAACTTAGTTTGTGCGGCATCTCCAACGTGCACATCCTGGATGTAAACATTAATTGAGTCAAGGAAGTTTTGGTCCTCATCGAAAAGAGCTACGTTTTCTACATTATTGTTCCAGCGCCAGTTTCCCAGGGTAGCCATTACATCAATATTTAGTTTCTCAATCGGACGAATGCGCGCTTCTAGTTCAATACCCTGGTGCAAAGCTTCAACACCCAAAATATTTGCATTATAAAATGTAGTAACACCATCAACTTCTTCGGAGTATGATCTGGTAAAAGTTTTATCTTTCCAAAGCGTGTGATAAATGTTGGCCTGTGCCTTTACATAGCGATTTTGGAAACCATAACCTAATTCTATATTGAAAACTTTTTCATTTTCTGCCTCATCATTAATGTTGTTAATATAATTTAAGAAAATGGCATCAAAATCAGGCTGTCTTTCGAAATATCCTGCATTTAGGAATGCATTCATGGTTTCTGTAAAATTATAATTCGCTCCACCTTTTAATACATATCCGAAAAAGCTTTGCCAATCGGTTTCGCGTCCTTCCATTGCACGGTTGAAGTCCGATTCTCCTAGATCGTCTAGATATTGTTGCTCAAGTGCAGCATCATTATTAATGCGATTGATTAAATCATCTGAGAAATAGTTGAAATAGTCAATTCGTTTATATCCTTTAATTGATGCCGATGTTGATAAAAATGCCGATAGATTGCCTGAAATATATTCACCTGTGATATAGCTACCTCCCCAAGAGACTAATCCGTCATTATAATAAGCTATTTTATCACCTTCTGTTACAACTTTGGTTGGTTTATTTACATCAACGCCATCATCCACGAAAAATTGACCTCCAAGTAAATCTGTTACCTCGCGATAGTGCTCCCCTTTATAGTATCTGCCATCAATACCAGCTGATATTACCAACTCATTTGTTATATTGGTTTTATAGTTGGATAGTATTCCATACCACTCGTGGTTATTCATTGAGGCACGCATAATTGATTCAGCTCCTGAATTTGCGGCCGCAATATTTTCGTCCACTATGCGGTCAAAATCAACTTGTTCATCTCTCATATATTCATCAGAGTAAAATTTGTCCGTATTTCCATAAGCTCCGGTGCCACCACCACGACCAATTGATGCATAAACAGCAGTCATTAAATTAGAATTTTCATTGATTGTCCAGAAGTGATTAAGTATAGCTTGTGGTTTATGGTAAAAGTTTTTACTTAAATAAAACTTATCTCCTCCTCGATAACCCCAATCACTGTTATATTTTATACCACTTTTGCTATTCTTATATGTTTCAATGCTGTGCATAGTTCTACGCTGTCCATGCCATTGAGGAGCACCAAATATTGACAAAGAAAGGTGCTGGTTGTCATTTAATCTTTTTGATATATTAAGATAATACGAATATGATTCAAATTCAGTACCATCAACATAACCATCGCCAGTAGTTTTTGAAAGTGAGATAGTAGAGGCCCAACCGTTTTCCGATAAACCTGTAGATAATGTTGTTCCAAATTTCAAATGATTATCATTACCTGTATTCACATAAACGTTTCCTCCCTTCTCCGCATCAGTGGTCTTTGTTAAAATGTTAATGGTTCCACCTAACGAAGGAAGTGCGAGTTTTGAAGCGCCCAGACCTCTCTGTATCTGCATTGAACGGGTAACGTCAGCCAATCCGGCCCAGTTAGACCAATAAACCCAGCCGTTTTCCATATCGTTAACAGGAACTCCGTTAATCAAAGTAGCTGTGTTTCTGGCATCAAACCCACGTACGTTAATTCTTGAATCACCAAAACCACCACCTTGTTTCGTAGCGTATGTACTGGGTGTCGACCTCATAACCTCCGGGAACTCCTGGTTACCCAACTTTTCCTGTATTTCTCTTTGGTCAATTGTTGATACAGCTACCGGTGTTTCCCTGTCAATGGCAACATCTGCAACAACTTTGACCTCTACTAACCCTACGGCATCGGGTTCAAGATAAATTGTGCCCAAATCAGTATCCGATTGTAAAGAAATTTCTTGGCTTTTGGTAATATAACCAATGTAGCTAAAGCGTAGCGTGTAATCTCCTGGCTCAATGGGTAGTTCGAACTCTCCATTTAGGAGTGTGAATGTACCTTCACTTGCTTCTTCAACATAAATTGTTGCTCCAATTAAAGGCTCTTTTGTGGAGCTGTCCTTAATTTTACCCGAAACAGTAACCTGGGCATTTGCTCCAAGACCAAAAATCAGGATAAAAACTAATAATAAGTTCTTTTTCATTTTTACTAGATTAAGTTTAACAATTTGCGACTTGTGTATTTAATGTGCGAAAATATCTTTTAGTTATGAAATGGTTATGTCTTTATTGTTAATAGAACTTTAACTTTTACAAGAAAATTTTTGATGTCAAATTACGTCCTATTTACAATGCATAGGGAATTCTTGTTACGGTGGACGAGGGATATTTGGGCTGAATATTATATTGCAGCAATTCATTAGTTGTGATTTGACCTTTAAAAATAATAATTAATGGGTTATAATAAAAGTAGAAAAGCATAATTTTTTCTTTCATCAATCTAATTTTTATATCTGTGCATTTATAATTGTATTCATTATATTTACACGTTATAAATTTGATATTTAATCCATATGAAAAAGCTACTCCTTATTACAGTTATTTTAACCTTGTTAAGTCTAGCCTGGTTTGGTTACCAAAAATTTATTAGTAATGATCGTTTCCTGGTTGCTGAAATAGCGGCTTTTGGTGCCGATGTAAATCCTAAGGCCGATAATCCCGATGTGGCAGCGTTTCAGAATTACCTGCAAACAGTAGATCCTAAAGCCGAACGTGTGCCGGTTAAACGGCTTTACAATACACAAAAACGCATAGATCAGAAACACTTTTTGCGCGCCAACGAACTCGAATGGGCACAGATTCCAACTGAAATGGGCGGACGGACCAGAGCACTTGCCTGGGATCCGAATGATGGAGATACCGCGAAAGTCTGGGCTGGTAGTGTGAGTGGTGGTTTATGGTATAACAATAATATTCATCACGATAGCAGCTCATGGCATCCGGCTGCCGATTTTTGGCCCAGCCTCTCGGTGAGTTCCATCGCTTTTGACCCAAATAACACCAATATTATGTATGTGGGGACCGGCGAAGCAGAAACTGCTGTAATTACATACCGTGAATCGGGTGGCCGGGGTACAGGTATGATGAAAAGTACTGACGGGGGCCAAACATGGGATTTGCTGGCATCTACAGAGCAGTTTTTTTATGTGACAGATGTTGCAGTTCGTAATGAAAATGGAGCATCAGTGGTGTATGCAGGGGTTTCTTCAGGTGTTTATATGGGAGATGAGCATCAATCTGGCCCGTCAAATGGTTTGTACCGTTCCACGGATGGAGGTCAATCATGGACACAGGTTTTACCTGAGACTGCTACCAACGGAGCACCGCCTGTAAGTGACATTGAGCTTACAGCAAGTGGGCGTATTTTTGTGGGGACAATGAATACCGTTGACGGTGAAAATGGAAGTGAAATTTTTTATAGCGATGATGGTACTTCTGGTTCCTGGACGCATTATACTGCGATAGCAGATCAGATTGTACAACAGCCTTATTATAATCTTACGGGCCGTGTAAAATTGGCTGCGGCGCCTTCTGATACCAATGTAATATACGCTGTGTTTTCTGTCGGAACTGTAGATAATTTACTTCAGGGCTTTCCTACCTGGGAAGGAAAATATTTCCTGCGATCAGATGATCAGGGAGAATCCTGGACAGAGGTTAATATTCCCACACCGGGTGGCAACCAATGGGCATATCTGGCCTGGCATGCGCTTGTGATAGAGGTAGATCCTAATAATGCCGATCGTTTGTGGGCCGGTGGTTTGGACCTGCATCGCTCTGATGATGGCGGGCAAACATGGCAGAAATATTCCGACTGGGCTTATATGTATTACGGAGGAGGACCTCAATATGCACATGCCGATCAGCATGCCATTGCATTTAAGCCCGGTTCTTCCACAACAGCCGTATTTGGTACCGACGGAGGTGTTTTTTATACCAATAATGCCAATGGAAGTACTACTTTCGGCGATCATAATTTCAATTACAATACATTGCAGTTCTATTCAGGTAAAATCAGTCCTTTTGAGGGTAATAACGCTACTTTAGGCGGCCTGCAGGATAACGGTTCGCTACTTTACGATGGCACACCCCTTTCGCCTAATGTCATGGTAAGCGGTGGTGATGGAGGATATTGCTATTTTGATCCGGTAAACGAGGGAGGATATATTTCAACTGTTTATCAAAATACTTTTCAGGCAGAGCTCGATGACTACACCGGAAATTATATAGGTGACTATACCAGTGGCACATTTACTTCACCTTTTGCTGTTGATTTTGAAAATGAGCGGATTTTTGCCAATGCAGTGTCGTTTACCGGCGAACATACCGATGAATTGCTCATTGTGTCTGATTTTTACGGAAATTATAGTGGTGTATTTGCAGATGCAGGTACAGGTTCCAATGTACCGTTTTCCTATATTAGGCGATCGCCCTTCTCTGGTGCAAATACCAGGCTGTGGGCCGGAACAGCTGCTGGCGAGCTTTACCGCATCGATGTAAATGAAACAACTTTAACCTCCGCTGATATCACAGGCACTGAATTTCAGGAAGGTTTTATCTCCTGTATTCAAACTGCAGGGAGCGAGGATACATTGATGGTGGTATTTTCAAATTACGGAGTACAATCTGTGTGGGTTACCGTCGATGGTGGTCAGCAATGGAAATCGTGTGAAGGTAATTTGCCCGATATTCCGGTCAGATACGCCCTCTTTCACCCTGAGCACACACAGCAAGTAATGATCGCTACGGAAACAGGGCTGTGGGAGACACAGGATATTTTTGCCACCGATGTGGTTTGGGAACTTCATGAAGCTTTTCCTCATGTGCGTACCGATATGATTGATATACGCACAGCAGATAACACACTGCTTGCAGCCACGCATGGTCGTGGTATGTTTACGGCGACATGGGAGAGCTCCGATTATACAGGGATTGAAGCGCTTGCAGTACAGAAACTTCAACTAAACCCAAATCCAGTAATGGTGAATGGCGAAGTACAATTGAAACCCGGACAATCTGGTGATTATAAATTACTGGTCAGTGGTGCCTCGGGTCAGTTGATAATGCAAAAAGAAGCTCGCCTGCAACCGGGCGGTATTATTACCTACGCACCGCAACAAAGCGGATTGCAATTTATTACACTTTTAATCAATGGTACAAAATATACCAATACGCTTATAGTTCAATAATTAAACAAAATAGAAATGACAAAACTCGTTTTAGTAATCAGTACGTTAGGGCTGTTTTTTGCCTTTGATGCCTGTCGCATGAATGCTAATGTACAGGAAGAAGGGAGCTCCTCACTGCTTTGGAAAGTTTATGGGAATGATTTAAAAGATACCTCTTATCTGTACGGGACGATTCACATACAGGACAAACGCGTCTTTGAATACGGTGAAACCGTTGAGAAAGCATTTCAGAAATCAGATAAAGTTGCCGTGGAGGTTTTGATGGATCGTATAGATCCCTCAACCATGATGGATGTGATGTTTATGGAAGATACAACACTTGATATGCTGCTTAGCGAAAAGGAATATGCCCGGCTGGAAGAAGCTTACAAAAGTATTACCGGCGCCGGACTGGAAACTGCCAACCGGCTCAAACCATTTTTTATTTCAGCAAACATGATTCAGTCGCTTATGCCTCGCGATATGGCTATGCCACTTGATATGCATTTTATACAACAGGCTCGCAAGGCAGAGAAAACTGTAGTAGGCCTTGAAACACTGGACGAACAAATTGCCATTATTGATGATTTATCATATACCAGGCAAATGAATATGCTTATGGAAAGCATCGAAGATGTGGATAAAATGAAAGACCAATTCAAAGAACTTGTGGATGCATACCTTAATATGGATAAACAGCGGGTCATGAAGTTGATGGAGGATCCTTCATTACCTGAAGATTTTATGGATAACCTTTTAGATAAACGCAATAAACTCATGGTTGCTCGTATGCAGCCTTTGTTTAAGACATCGGGTACTTTCGTGGCTGTAGGCGCAGCACATTTGTATGGAGAAGAAGGTTTGATTAACATGTTGCGCCAAAAGGGCTACCAGGTGGAACCGGTAAAGTTTGCTTTTGAAATAGAAGATTAGCCACTTAGTATGAAGGAATATTGTAAGGGTTGATGCGCCTGCATCAGCCCTTTCTTCTTATAAGCCAAATAAAAACAATGATGATGAGAATAGCGCCCAGGGTTACAGCAATGCCTGCATTACTCTGTTCCGATACGACTTCCATTTTAAATGGTGTACCTGCAATAAAAGGCGACATGTTCCAATAGGCTGTATTTCCTTTTACACTGTCGGCATTGGAGCTGACTATTTTTCCGGGTATTTGCACAGTGTAAAAGAGCTTATCGGTGTATAGTCCCATATAAATTTCCATTTTCTTCTCCAGGCTTGTCTGGATCTGTTTTTTTGTCGCATCGGAGAGTGTATTCCCCGAGTATTTCTCAATGGTTTCAATTAAAAGGTCAAAATCTGAGAGGTCAAGTTCTTTTTGTTTCTCTTTAAGTTCCGGAAAATCAAAAGGATTGTTTTCTTTCAGTGGATTATTATTGTCCGACATTTTGATGCGTTCATACATAATTTTTTTCCAGTCCACAACATCAATTTCTTTGCTTGAGAACTTTTGTACTGTATAAGCAATTTCATCGGTAATGTGATAAGCTACCCAGCGTTCATACTTTTTTTGCAGCGTATCGTTCATGTTGTCATTTTCAATGTTGCTTTTTTCCGTTTTAGTGAAAAAGTTAAGGTTCTCTTTGCCCCGGAAAATCTGGTCCATGCTTTCGCTGTAGGTATTAATGGTTTTAAGCCATTTAAATTCTCTGTTCAGGGTAAGCCTGGGGTTGAGTTTCTTTAGTGTGTATTGATTTGTGTCGTAATACAGCTGAAGTGCATCCTTGTTTTGGAACAGTTTACTATAAGTGCTTATTTTTTTGTTTTTTACTGTGTCGATATGTGTTTCTGCTTTCCAGCTTGTGTCAACAGGGAAGAAGAGGTTTGGCAATTGGTCTTCGTTTAAGTTGTTATGGGCAGCCACCCTGGCTCCATTTTCATGCACATCGCGAATAAGGGTATAAGAACGCAGGATTTGTCCATTGTTTTTAATTACTGTTTTTACATGTATTTCTCTACATGCCTGGGAGAGCAACAGCAATACGGATAATATGATTAGTTTGGTACGCATAAGCCTGACTTTTGGTAAGACAATTTACAAATAAATTATAAAATGCTGCAATTTGTTTTAAATCAATTGCAGAACGGAGTTATTCATTAGGTCGTATGCGTTTTTTGAACATAAAAAAAGGTAAGCGGAAATTCGCTTACCTTTTAGGTGGTTAAAATTGCGCTAATTAAGCACTTATCATTGTTTTCATATCTTCTTCAACAGTAGAGATACCTCCTATACCAAATTTTTCTATCAATACGTTGGCCAC is a window of Salinivirga cyanobacteriivorans DNA encoding:
- a CDS encoding TonB-dependent receptor, whose protein sequence is MKKNLLLVFILIFGLGANAQVTVSGKIKDSSTKEPLIGATIYVEEASEGTFTLLNGEFELPIEPGDYTLRFSYIGYITKSQEISLQSDTDLGTIYLEPDAVGLVEVKVVADVAIDRETPVAVSTIDQREIQEKLGNQEFPEVMRSTPSTYATKQGGGFGDSRINVRGFDARNTATLINGVPVNDMENGWVYWSNWAGLADVTRSMQIQRGLGASKLALPSLGGTINILTKTTDAEKGGNVYVNTGNDNHLKFGTTLSTGLSENGWASTISLSKTTGDGYVDGTEFESYSYYLNISKRLNDNQHLSLSIFGAPQWHGQRRTMHSIETYKNSKSGIKYNSDWGYRGGDKFYLSKNFYHKPQAILNHFWTINENSNLMTAVYASIGRGGGTGAYGNTDKFYSDEYMRDEQVDFDRIVDENIAAANSGAESIMRASMNNHEWYGILSNYKTNITNELVISAGIDGRYYKGEHYREVTDLLGGQFFVDDGVDVNKPTKVVTEGDKIAYYNDGLVSWGGSYITGEYISGNLSAFLSTSASIKGYKRIDYFNYFSDDLINRINNDAALEQQYLDDLGESDFNRAMEGRETDWQSFFGYVLKGGANYNFTETMNAFLNAGYFERQPDFDAIFLNYINNINDEAENEKVFNIELGYGFQNRYVKAQANIYHTLWKDKTFTRSYSEEVDGVTTFYNANILGVEALHQGIELEARIRPIEKLNIDVMATLGNWRWNNNVENVALFDEDQNFLDSINVYIQDVHVGDAAQTKFFIGVSYEIIPDLKVGFDIYHFDNVFASFDPVDRDTKIEGGNPDSWKLPDYQLIDASVTYDFDISDMNAMFYAKFNNIMDTEYISEAEDGNDHSWESARVYYGWGRNWSIGLKMFF
- a CDS encoding TraB/GumN family protein, translating into MTKLVLVISTLGLFFAFDACRMNANVQEEGSSSLLWKVYGNDLKDTSYLYGTIHIQDKRVFEYGETVEKAFQKSDKVAVEVLMDRIDPSTMMDVMFMEDTTLDMLLSEKEYARLEEAYKSITGAGLETANRLKPFFISANMIQSLMPRDMAMPLDMHFIQQARKAEKTVVGLETLDEQIAIIDDLSYTRQMNMLMESIEDVDKMKDQFKELVDAYLNMDKQRVMKLMEDPSLPEDFMDNLLDKRNKLMVARMQPLFKTSGTFVAVGAAHLYGEEGLINMLRQKGYQVEPVKFAFEIED